The Verrucomicrobiia bacterium genome includes a region encoding these proteins:
- a CDS encoding TlyA family RNA methyltransferase, whose protein sequence is MTRLDQALVERGLCDSREKAKRAILAGTVRVNQQRAHKASDDVRPEDEVTLDVPEKFVSRGGHKLEHALKYFQVKTQATMAIDLGASTGGFTDCLLQYGATKVYAVDVGNGQLAWKLRQDPRVVVMEKTNARNLTPQHFGEGFAPVDIITIDCSFISLRKIIPTACDFLRVGGRFVALIKPQFEAGKEDVDAGEGVITDPLIHDRVIKDFAEFIKQRKNLEWLGLTESPLLGPAGNKEFLVLIEKTR, encoded by the coding sequence TTGGTGGAACGGGGTTTGTGCGACAGCCGGGAGAAGGCCAAACGGGCCATCCTCGCCGGCACTGTCCGCGTGAACCAGCAGCGTGCCCACAAGGCCAGCGACGATGTTCGCCCGGAGGATGAAGTCACACTGGATGTCCCCGAGAAGTTCGTGAGCCGGGGTGGTCACAAACTCGAGCACGCGCTCAAGTATTTCCAAGTAAAGACGCAAGCGACCATGGCGATCGATCTGGGGGCTTCAACTGGCGGCTTCACTGATTGCCTGCTGCAATATGGGGCCACGAAAGTTTACGCCGTGGATGTGGGCAATGGACAGCTTGCCTGGAAGCTCCGGCAAGACCCGCGCGTGGTGGTGATGGAAAAGACGAATGCGCGCAATCTCACGCCGCAACATTTCGGCGAAGGTTTCGCGCCGGTGGACATCATCACGATCGATTGCTCGTTCATCTCGTTGCGTAAGATCATTCCGACAGCCTGCGATTTCCTCCGGGTGGGCGGACGGTTCGTGGCGCTCATCAAGCCTCAGTTCGAGGCGGGCAAGGAAGATGTGGATGCGGGCGAAGGTGTCATCACCGATCCGCTCATCCATGATCGCGTGATCAAAGATTTCGCCGAGTTCATCAAACAACGGAAGAATCTGGAATGGCTCGGGCTGACGGAATCCCCCCTGCTCGGGCCTGCGGGCAACAAAGAATTTCTGGTGCTGATTGAAAAAACGCGCTGA